A stretch of the Fusarium musae strain F31 chromosome 2, whole genome shotgun sequence genome encodes the following:
- a CDS encoding hypothetical protein (EggNog:ENOG41~antiSMASH:Cluster_2.1): MKSFVTFAGLAFASFAAAGPCKPRTTTTAAAVSSTEVPSSTGTETAAVSTSTDYSVPVVSESSTLATVIVSETSATETSAAETGTTTAETSAAGTTTAETSAADTTTAATTTAEGTTTAAEATTTEAETTTDAATTTTTTAEPTADQSCDNAGLEYAIYQHSFHNDNPPDFSSFDVDFFHTATPTHEGETTRIGITPGTHSDTVFAIYDDSPEQLWQYKAVNHRAYLYAPESGDYVVTIPNSDEITLIWFGDNALSGWTRENANLEQDYPGGTSKSYTIHLEAGTYTPFRLLWANAQGDLNFIAEVQAPDGTVIVNGDGSDNKYFVRFACDESTTPFPDFGYGG; the protein is encoded by the coding sequence ATGAAGTCGTTCGTTACCTTTGCGGGCTTGGCCTTTGCCAGCTTCGCTGCCGCTGGCCCCTGCAAGCCTCGCACCACCacaactgctgctgctgtctcCTCTACTGAGGTCCCTTCCTCCACTGGTACTGAGACCGCTGCTGTTTCTACTAGCACGGACTATTCCGTCCCTGTTGTCTCGGAGAGCTCCACTCTCGCTACTGTGATTGTCTCCGAGACTAGCGCCACCGAGACCAGCGCTGCTGAGACAGGCACCACTACTGCCGAGACAAGTGCTGCCGGTACTACTACAGCTGAGACAAGCGCTGCCGACACCACCACTGCTGCTACCACCACTGCCGAGGGTACCAccactgctgctgaggctacTACTACTGAGGCCGAGACCACCACGGATGCcgcaaccaccaccactaccACTGCTGAGCCCACTGCAGACCAGTCTTGCGACAACGCTGGCCTGGAGTATGCCATCTACCAGCACAGCTTCCACAACGATAATCCTCCtgacttctcctccttcgacGTTGATTTCTTCCATACCGCCACCCCTACCCACGAGGGCGAGACCACTCGCATCGGTATCACCCCCGGTACTCATTCCGACACTGTCTTCGCCATCTACGATGACAGCCCCGAGCAGCTCTGGCAGTACAAGGCCGTCAACCACCGCGCATACCTCTACGCCCCCGAGAGCGGTGACTACGTCGTCACCATCCCCAACTCTGATGAGATCACCCTCATCTGGTTCGGCGACAATGCCCTCTCTGGCTGGACTCGTGAGAATGCCAACCTTGAGCAGGACTACCCTGGTGGCACTTCCAAGTCTTACACCATTCACCTCGAGGCTGGCACTTATACCCCCTTCCGACTCCTGTGGGCTAATGCTCAGGGCGATCTTAACTTCATCGCTGAGGTGCAGGCTCCTGATGGAACGGTCATTGTCAACGGTGATGGTAGCGATAACAAGTACTTTGTTCGCTTCGCCTGTGACGAGAGCACAACTCCTTTCCCTGACTTTGGCTACGGTGGTTAA
- a CDS encoding hypothetical protein (antiSMASH:Cluster_2.1): MAPATRYVEAQSELCMAVECVFSYAFLYRIHGDNSFADKAELAAFNAFPAAMSPDCKDRMILRSV; this comes from the exons ATGGCGCCCGCCACTAGGTACGTTGAAGCCCA GTCAGAGCTCTGTATGGCAGTCGAGTGCGTCTTTTCCTACGCCTTCCTATACCGTATTCATGGGGACAACAGCTTCGCAGACAAAGCAGAACTTGCAGCCTTCAACGCATTTCCAGCCGCCATGAGCCCAGACTGTAAGGACAGAATGATCTTGCGCTCAGTATAA
- a CDS encoding hypothetical protein (antiSMASH:Cluster_2.1), which produces MPESTEATKLAQRALKEHGPLKEVEPNIVGIDGHRFRINYGVPQEVTDRLNALCDQDEVKYEDIPDDLKAYEVKEDSNNGK; this is translated from the coding sequence ATGCCTGAGAGTACCGAAGCTACGAAGCTGGCTCAGCGCGCATTGAAAGAACATGGACCCTTGAAAGAGGTAGAGCCCAACATTGTCGGCATCGATGGGCATCGCTTTCGTATCAACTATGGAGTGCCGCAAGAGGTTACAGATAGACTAAATGCGCTCTGTGATCAGGATGAAGTCAAGTACGAGGATATCCCTGATGATTTGAAGGCATATGAGGTCAAGGAGGACTCGAATAATGGCAAGTAG
- a CDS encoding hypothetical protein (EggNog:ENOG41), translated as MHFTQIFLTSLATLDAASAVTIRNFRTGTCKGNYRECTRIQTYSCCAERIGNVFSSSLISGMPPTGIGAICVGKQGKNCGEVKKGGFGSPLCLGSGNSKGTFWFDCAQTHHCHARRGARSLDVQLRDISTPDKISTPDFVGIDDHRFFTNETTPEEIVRGLLELVETDVSYDDIPVEFKKYEAGNHGAEMDE; from the coding sequence ATGCATTTCACCCAGATTTTTCTCACCTCCCTGGCCACTCTTGACGCTGCATCAGCTGTGACCATTCGCAACTTCCGCACTGGTACTTGCAAAGGCAATTACCGAGAATGCACAAGAATTCAAACCTACTCCTGCTGTGCTGAGAGAATCGGTaatgtcttctcttccagtCTCATCAGCGGCATGCCTCCTACAGGTATTGGAGCTATTTGTGTTGGAAAGCAGGGCAAGAATTGTGGTGAAGTCAAAAAAGGCGGTTTTGGATCGCCTCTTTGCCTTGGGAGTGGCAACTCAAAAGGAACATTTTGGTTTGACTGTGCTCAAACCCATCATTGCCATGCCCGTCGTGGTGCCAGATCACTCGATGTCCAGTTGCGGGATATATCTACCCCTGACAAGATTTCGACCCCCGATTTTGTTGGAATCGATGATCATAGGTTTTTCACAAACGAGACTACTCCTGAGGAGATCGTGCGTGGCTTGCTCGAGTTGGTTGAGACTGATGTGAGCTATGATGACATTCCGGTCGAGTTTAAGAAATACGAGGCAGGTAATCATGGAGCTGAGATGGATGAGTGA